The window CATCTTGGGGTGGGCTTCCCGCTTAGATGCTTTCAGCGGTTATCCCGTCCGGACGTTGGCTACCCGGCGATGCCGCTGGCGCGACAACCGGCACACCAGAGGTCCGTCCACCCCGGTCCTCTCGTACTAGGGGCAGCACCCCTCAAGCCCCCAACGCCCACAGCGGATAGAGACCGACCTGTCTCACGACGGTCTGAACCCAGCTCACGTACCGCTTTAACGGGCGAACAGCCCGACCCTTGGGACCTTGTCCAGCCCCAGGATGCGATGAGCCGACATCGAGGTGCCGAGCGAGGCCGTCGATGTGAACTCTTGGGCCTCACCAGCCTGTTATCCCCGGGGTAGCTTTTATCCGTTGATCCACGGCCCTTCCACACGGAACCGTGGGGTCACTAGGCCCGGCTTTCGCCCCTGCTCGGCTTGTCAGCCTCGCAGTCAAGCCCCCTTATGCCCTTGCACTCAACGGCGGGTTTCCATTCCGCCTGAGGGGACCTTTGGGCGCCTCCGTTACCTTTTAGGAGGCTGCCGCCCCAGCAAAACTGGCAACCAGGCACTGTCCGCCGCCCGGGTTCACGGGTCGGCGTTAGGGCCAAGATTTGACCAGGGTGGTATTTCACCGGCGGCTCCACCCGAGCTGGCGCCCGGGCTTCTCAGCCTCCCACCTATCCTACACAGGCCAAACCCTAACCCAATACCAGGCTCCAGTAAAGCTCCACGGGGTCTTTTTGTCCCGCTGCGGGCACTGCGCGTCTTCACGCAGTTCGCAGTTTCGCCGGGACCCTCCTCGGGACAGCGCCCCGGTCGTTACGCCTTTCGTGCGGGTCGGAACTTCGCCTTCTCCCAGTGTTTCCACTGGAGGCAGACTATCCCTTCACCTCACCCGAGCACCCTTAGGAGATCCTCCTTCCGATAACGACGCTTGCCGCTCGGATTCATCTCATACGCCAGATCGATGATGCGCCTCAGATACTCCCGATTGCGATGGCGATTCGCGTGAACCCAGCGGCAAATTTGGGCGAAACGTTCGAAATCTGCCCGCTTCGCTGTTTGCAGAGGATAGCGCTCGAAGTGGGGAAGCACGCGTTGCACGATGTCCGAGATCGATCGCACTTCCCACTTGTAGGTGCGGTCCCCGCGCGAGTAGCGGATGGCTCCGCAACCGAAGAAACGGCGCAGGGCTTTCAGCACCTCCAGCGAGCGCTCATTCAGGGCGACAGCGAAAGCGGGACGCACCTCGATCCCTGTAGACAGCGAGGGACGCAGATTGAAACTCACCATGAAACTTCCCTCGCCGTCCACCAGCCCGGTCACATACCAGGGATCCAGTTGCATCATCTCGCCCCACCTCATCCGGAAGGAGGCTCCATAGGCGCCCTCGGCTCGCCGCATCTGGGCGAGGGGTGAGGGCCGGCGTGTTGCGCGGGGTGGGGAACCGCGCCTCCCCTTTCGGGTCAGTCGTTACGGGGTCAAGCCCGGCGAGGGCCGGGCCGACTTCCCTCGGGATCACCCCACGCCGTCCCGCACCACGGCAGGAGGGCTCCCCCGATATGAGCCGGCGTTTCATCTCCCCTCGCGGGGAGAAGGGGCAAGCGATCGGCTTACCCGACAAGGAATTTCGCTCACCTTAATCCGCGGCTTTCACCACGGGGCGGACCATCTCTTCATCCGGCCAGGAGCTCTTGGCGGATCCGTTCCAGCGCAGGGCGGTCAGCGGAGTTCATGCGAGAGGCGATCCGGATGATCTCCAGTAACCCCTCTCGGGTTTGATGGTGCCCTTTCTTCATCAGGAGGAGGATCCGCCGGAACCGACGCATCTCGACGTTCTTACGGGTTTTCAGAGGATGCCGCAGGAAGAACTCACAGATGCGCTCCAGGCACTCCAGCTGTCGGACCCGGTAGGCGTAGCGGTCCTCATGATTGGGGCGGACTACACCACACCGGAAGAACCGTTTCAAGGCGTAGAGCACCTGGATGTCCCGGCGGTGCTGGACGACCACGAACTCCGGCAGCACCTGATAGCCGATCTTCATCGAGGGATGGCGGGTGATGGAGACGTGGAAACAACCTTCGCCGTCCACGAACCCTACCACCCAGTCCGGAGACAGTTCCATAGATGACCTCCCGGCCGGATGCCCGGCGTATGGTCTCTGAGGATCCCCACCGGGATTGAACCCGGGGGTTTCCTGCGGATTGCCCAATCCCTCACCATTTTGACGCCGGCCTTTCGCCGGAGGCGTAGGGAGGGCTCTTAGGGCTTTCCCGCATACAGCCGGGCATTGCCCTGTCGGTTACCCGACAGGCAGGCAGCGCCTTTCAGGCGATACCTTAGGACCGTTATAGTTACGGCCGCCGTTCACCGGGGCTTCAGTTCAGGGCTACACCGGCCGAAGCCGGGTCACCCCTCCCCTTAACCTTCCGGCACTGGGCAGGCGTCGGCCCCTATACTTCCCCTTACGGGTTAGCAGAGACCTGTGGTTTAGGTAACCAGTCGCCAGGGCCTGTTCACTGCGGCCTCCTCGGGCTCGGCCCGAAGGCCTCACCCTACGCGAGGCACCCCTTCTCCCGAAGTTACGGGGTCAGTTTGCCGAGTTCCCTGAGGAGGGTTCTCCCGTCCGCCTTGGCGCGCTTACGCCAGCCTACCGGTGTCGGTTTGCGGTACGGGCACCCGGGCTTCAACGCTTAGAGGCTTTTCTCGGCAGTGTGGGCTCGACCACTTCCGCCGGGTTTCCCCGGCTCGCCATCATCCCTCAGGCTCCGGCGGCGGATTTGCCTACCGCCTTCATCGCCCTAAGGACTTGGCACCGGCACAGCCAGCGGCCGGCTGGCCTACCCTCCTGCGTCCCCCCTTCGCTCCACCCGGGTGGGGCCGGAATATTAACCGGCTGTCCATCGGCTACGCCTTTCGGCCTCGCCTTAGGTCCCGCCTAACCCGACGCGGATCGACCTTGCGTCGGAAACCTTAGGCCTTCGGCGGACGCGGTTCTCACGCGTCTTCCGCTACTCGTGCCGGCATTCTCACTTCCGCACGCTCCACGCGTCCTCACGGTCGCGCTTCCACGCGTGCGGAACGCTCCCCTACCGCTCCCGTGCCTCATCGGCACGAGAACCCGCTGCTTCGGCGCCGGGCTTAAGCCCCGTTACATTTTCGGCGCAGGGCCGCTCGACCAGTGAGCTGTTACGCACTCTTTAAAGGATGGCTGCTTCTAAGCCAACCTCCTGGCTGTCATAGCAGCCCCACATCCTTTCCCACTGAGCCCGGACTTGGGGGCCTTAGCAGGCGGTCTGGGTTGTTCCCCTCTCGACCATGGAGGTTATCCCCCACGGTCCGACTCCCACGCTGCACGTGGCGGCATTCGGAGTTTGACAGGGTTCGGTAGCATAACGCCCCTAGCCCTACCAGTGCTCTACCTCCGCCACGGACCGCGTGAGGCTAGCCCTAAAGCTATTTCGGGGAGAACGAGCTATCTCCGGGTTCGATTGGCATATCACCTCTACCCACAGCTCATCCCACACCTTTGCACTGGTGATGGGTTCGGGCCTCCACGGGGGATTAGCCCCGCTTCACCCTGGCCATGGGTAGCTCACCCGGTTTCGCGTCTACTCCCGGCGACGAGACGCCCTGTTCGGACTCGCTTTCGCTCCGGCTCCGGGTGTGACCCCCTTAGCCTTCGCCACCGAGAGTAACTCGCCGGCTCATTCTCCAAAAGGCACGCCCTCAGGCATTGCCCCCAAAGGGGCCATAGCCCTCGGACCGCTTGTAGGCATGCGGTTTCAGGTTCTATTTCACTCCCCTCACCGGGGTTCTTTTCACCTTTCCCTCACGGTACTGGTGCGCTATCGGTCGCCAGGGGTATTTAGCCTTGGAGGGTGGTCCCCCCTGCTTCCCACGACCTTCCACGTGGGCCGTGGTACTCGGGATCCCATCCCCGGGAGGCCTTCGACCTTTCGCCTACGGGGCTATCACCCTCTATGGCGGGCCTTTCCAGACCACTTCGGCTAGGCCAAGGCTTGGTAACTCCCTGAGGCGTCCGAGGCCGCCCCCGGATGGGTCCCACAACCCCCACAGGGCAACGCCCTCGGGCTTTAACACCCTGTGGGTTTGGGCTCTTCCCCGTTCGCTCGCCACTACTAGGGGAATCTCGGTTGATTTCTTTTCCTGGGGGTACTAAGATGTTTCAGTTCCCCCCGTGCCCCTCCGTGGCCTATGGATTCAGCCACGGATGCCTGGGGTTCACCCCAGGCGGGTTTCCCCATTCGGGCACCCCCGGGTCATCGCGCCCGCACACGGCTCCCCGAGGCTTTTCGCAGTGTGCCGCGCCCTTCATCGGCCCCTGGCGCCAAGGCATCCACCGCATGCCCTTACTCGCTTACACGTGACGCGGAGAACCCGTTTCCCGAGCTGCCCGCGTTGCTTTCCTCTATTCCACGCTCTGTTCGGTTGTTAAGGTGCACGCCGGACTCCTCGCCCGACTCACCATGACGAGCCCCTTCCCGGCCCGCCAGCGGATGGCCGCTGGCTCCCGCCTCCGAACCAAACCCTGCCCGGCTTCGGGAGCCAGCCTCCATCCGGCAACGCTGGATTATAACGAGGAGTCCCTCTCCTGTCAAGGTGCCCAGGTGGAGATGACGGGATTCGAACCCGTGACCTCCTCCGTGCAAAGGAGGCGCTCTCCCATCTGAGCTACATCCCCACCTCAGGTGGGCCTGCCTGGACTCGAACCAGGGACCCCTCCCTTATCAGGGGAGTGCTCTGACCGCCTGAGCTACAGGCCCACACCTCATACTGCGCTTATGATTTTATACGCCGATCGCGTCCCCTGTCAAGATGCCGCCCGGCGGGGCACACGAGGAGGATCCTTGAGCCGGAGGTCTGAAGCCCTCTCGGAGGAGGTCGCCCCCTGAGATCCCCCATAGCCTTCTATGAGGAAGAGACCCCCGAAGCATCCATCTCCATCCCGGGCTTGCCTCGGGGAACACCCGGCGGCGTCTTCCTATGTCCCGGGCGCCCCGAGGATGGCCCGCAAACATTCCGTCACGGGAGGCAGGGGGGTCTGGAACAGCCATCCCACCTCCAGCCAGAACCCCGGCACCGCGATGCTGGCCACCCGTCCCGCCCGCACCTCCTCCACCGCATATCGATCCCCCTGCCGCCGATGCACCCACAGCACCCCCTCCTCCCCATCCACCCCCCAATACTCCTCCACCCCCGCCCGCGCATATTCCTCCGCCTTCTCCCACAGATCCAGGGTCCGCGTCGACGGGCTCACCACCTCCACCACCAGCGCCGGCACCACCTCCAGGGGCACCCCCTGCGCCCGCCCCACATCCTCCGGACGGATCACGAACACATCCGGCTCCCGCACCACGTCCGGCAACACCCGCACCGCCGCCGGCCCCATCAAAACTTTCCCCCACCCCCTGGCTTCACAATAGCCCCGAAGGAGCCAGTAGAGGAAGCCGACGAGATCTTGATGTTCCGCGGTGGCCGGTGAGTGCATCAGGACCTCCCCCCGGACGAACTCCCAAATCCGGTCCTCCGGCGCCTCCCGGAGATAGCGCTCCAGCGTCCACCCTCCCATCCGGATCACATACGGCTCCCGCACCGGAACCTTCCGCTCGTCCACCACCATCACCCCCATCGCCACCTCCCATCTGTCCGCCCCATCCATGCAGGGGTTTCCGGATCATCTCGTCGAACCCGGCCCATGGGGTCAAACGATTACGATTACACCAAACATGATGGGCCGGATCTTCGAGGCGGGCAATCCAGGGAACGGCCGCCCGTCATCGCCGGTGCGGCTCCGTCGATCCATCCGGCAGAACGAGCAAGAAGCCGCCAGAGCGTCCAGCTGGTTATCGCCTCCATCCGGGGTGAGGCGCTCCGTGAAGCGCGCGACTCACCGCCCAGCGATCCCTCACCGGCACCCGCAGGCCTCGAGGGAGGGACAGTCGCAGACTTCGGCCACCGCCTCGATCTCCACCCGAGCTCCCATGGGCAGCGCGGCCACGCCCACCGCTGAACGAGCGGGGGGCATCTGCGGGAAGAACTCGGCGTAAACGGCGTTCATGCGAGGCCACTCGGAGAGATCCACCAGGAACACCGTGGTCTTGACCACGTGACGAAGACAGGACCCGGCCGCTTCCAGGATCGCCCGCAAATTCTCCAGGGCCTGCCGGGTCTGGCTCTCGATGTCCGGCCCCGCCAG is drawn from Thermoflexus hugenholtzii and contains these coding sequences:
- a CDS encoding Uma2 family endonuclease encodes the protein MGVMVVDERKVPVREPYVIRMGGWTLERYLREAPEDRIWEFVRGEVLMHSPATAEHQDLVGFLYWLLRGYCEARGWGKVLMGPAAVRVLPDVVREPDVFVIRPEDVGRAQGVPLEVVPALVVEVVSPSTRTLDLWEKAEEYARAGVEEYWGVDGEEGVLWVHRRQGDRYAVEEVRAGRVASIAVPGFWLEVGWLFQTPLPPVTECLRAILGAPGT
- a CDS encoding RidA family protein, with protein sequence MAREAIATEKAPPAVGPYSQAIRVGNLIFTAGQLGLVPETRQLAGPDIESQTRQALENLRAILEAAGSCLRHVVKTTVFLVDLSEWPRMNAVYAEFFPQMPPARSAVGVAALPMGARVEIEAVAEVCDCPSLEACGCR